A segment of the Helicobacter sp. 'house sparrow 1' genome:
AAAAGAAAAAATTGAGGACACAAAAGAATATAAAGAGGCTTTAAACAATATTAAAAAACAACTCTTAATTAATGGCTGGCAACAAAAGATTGCACAAGAAGTAAATAGTATGAAAATACCAGAATCTGAATTGAAAGAATATTATGAAAAAAATCCTCGCCAATTTGTTCAACAAGAGGGTCAAGCAAGACATATTTTGGTAAAAACAAAAGAAGAAGCTGAAAAGATTATTGCAGATCTAAAGAAAGCTCCTAAATCAAGAATTGAGCAGAAATTTATAGAACTTGCAAATAAAAATACAATTGATCCTAATGCACAAAAATCCCAAAATGGTGGTGATTTAGGAACTTTTCAAAAAAATCAAATGGTTCCTGAATTTGGGGATGCTGTGTTTAAGTTAAAAGAAGGAAGCTTTACGCTAGAGCCTGTAAAAACAGAATATGGTTATCATGTAATCTATCTCATCAAAAAAGGCGAGGCAAAAAATGTTAGCTTTGCAGAAGCTAAGTCTGGAATTGAGAATATGTTTA
Coding sequences within it:
- a CDS encoding peptidylprolyl isomerase, with protein sequence MRNKVVSIAVAGLILTGSLYAKNLADVNGVVITEKDFDMLKQQIPNFDFDKLTSEQKTNLINQKINEILIEGAAKKEKIEDTKEYKEALNNIKKQLLINGWQQKIAQEVNSMKIPESELKEYYEKNPRQFVQQEGQARHILVKTKEEAEKIIADLKKAPKSRIEQKFIELANKNTIDPNAQKSQNGGDLGTFQKNQMVPEFGDAVFKLKEGSFTLEPVKTEYGYHVIYLIKKGEAKNVSFAEAKSGIENMFKERKFQELIQQKIQDLRSKAKITINQ